A genomic stretch from Angustibacter sp. Root456 includes:
- a CDS encoding succinate dehydrogenase hydrophobic membrane anchor subunit, protein MTANTQGTPQIAAPRATFRRSRSTRSNYELWSWTFMRLSGVVLIALVFGHLFVNLMLGQGIKAIDFAFVGGKWASPFWQTWDLLMLWLAEVHGVNGVRTIINDYAEKDSTRLVLKALLMLSALIVLVLGTLVIFTFDPCPTGEPSNLLPSFCTK, encoded by the coding sequence ATGACCGCCAACACCCAGGGGACGCCGCAGATCGCGGCACCGCGCGCCACCTTCCGCCGCAGCCGCTCCACCCGCAGCAACTACGAGCTGTGGTCGTGGACCTTCATGCGCCTGTCGGGCGTCGTGCTCATCGCGCTCGTCTTCGGCCACCTGTTCGTCAACCTCATGCTCGGCCAGGGCATCAAGGCGATCGACTTCGCGTTCGTCGGCGGCAAGTGGGCGAGCCCCTTCTGGCAGACCTGGGACCTGCTGATGCTCTGGCTGGCCGAGGTGCACGGCGTCAACGGCGTGCGCACGATCATCAACGACTACGCCGAGAAGGACAGCACCCGCCTGGTGCTCAAGGCCCTGCTGATGCTGAGCGCGCTCATCGTGCTCGTCCTCGGCACCCTCGTCATCTTCACCTTCGACCCGTGCCCCACCGGCGAGCCCAGCAACCTGCTGCCGTCGTTCTGCACCAAGTGA